Proteins encoded together in one Porites lutea chromosome 2, jaPorLute2.1, whole genome shotgun sequence window:
- the LOC140928948 gene encoding ubiquitin-conjugating enzyme E2 T-like, with protein sequence MQRATRMKRELDILSREPPPGISCWMVDDQIDKLQAEIVGSDGTPYAGGSFRLEIHLPERYPFYPPKVKFVTKIYHPNIDGNGRICLDTLQMPPKGAWKPALNISTVLTSIQLLMAEPNPDDPLVAEISEEYKFNRPQFLQKAKEWTQKYATGHKISAAASVKGSLVGQRGNEESSSDSEEDSSDEENAENNPRVCRTQGTKRGSSARLPSECKILKQANA encoded by the exons ATGCAAAGAGCCACTCGTATGAAACGCGAACTCGATATTTTGTCGAGAGAACCTCCTCCTGGAATCTCATGTTGGATGGTTGATGACCAAATTGACAAGCTTCAAGcag AAATTGTTGGTTCAGATGGAACTCCTTACGCTGGAGGTTCTTTCAGACTAGAAATACATCTCCCTGAGAG gTATCCATTCTATCCACCAAAAGTGAAGTTTGTAACAAAAATCTACCACCCCAATATTGATGGCAATGGGCGTATATGCCTTGACACCCTTCAAATGCCTCCCAAG GGAGCATGGAAACCAGCATTGAACATATCAACAGTGCTAACGTCAATACAGCTTCTTATGGCAGAACCAAACCCTGATGATCCACTTGTGGCAGaaatt TCTGAGGAATACAAATTCAACAGGCCTCAATTTCTTCAAAAAGCAAAGGAGTGGACTCAAAAATATGCAACAGGCCATAAGATATCTGCAGCTGCATCAGTGAAG GGCTCTTTAGTTGGCCAAAGAGGTAATGAAGAGAGCAGCAGTGATTCAGAGGAGGACAGTAGTGACGAAGAAAATGCTGAAAATAATCCCCGTGTTTGCCGCACCCAGGGTACCAAGAGAGGCTCTTCTGCACGCCTCCCTAGTGAATGCAAAATTCTGAAACAAGCTAATGCATAA